GTTCAACCAGATGCAGGCCGGTATTTCAATGGAAAAAATGGCCGATAACCCTGGTGCAGCCAATACAGCCGGGTTGGGTGCAGGCATTGTTTTCTCCAATATGATGCAACAGGCGCAACAACCGCAACCCCAACAACAGCAAAGCACTGACGCTGCGGCTGGCAACGACCAGCAAAAAATGCTCGATCTGTTGAAACAGTTGGGCGATCTGAAAACAGCAGGTGTGCTCACCGAAGAAGAATTCAATAAAAAGAAAGCAGAGATCTTAGGCAAGCTCTAAAGCCGGTTGAACAATCATATGGAAAACGTACAAAAAGATTCCCTGTTGCTATTCCCATGCCCGGGATGCAACGCACAACTATATTTCAACCCTGAACACCAAAAGCTGGAATGCAAGTATTGCGGCACCCAGGTAGCCATCGATCAGGCGAGCAACCAGATCAGGGAAAAAAGTCTGAAACAACAGTTATCTGTTACCGGCGATCCTGATGCCGCCATTGAACAACTGGTTCATAAATGCGAACGCTGCGGTTCCGAATCGGTATTCATTTCAGAAACGCCTACGTTTACCTGTAGCTTTTGCAACTTCGAGGTGGTAAACCCGGTAGCTTATAAAACGCGGATTATTCAGCCGTCGGGTATCATTCCTTTCAAGGTTGATAAAGAGCAATCCGTCACCATTTTTAAAAAATGGCTGGGGAAAGGCTGGTGGGCGCCCGGCGATCTGAAAGAATTTGCACGCCAGGACGCCTTGCATGGCACTTACCTGCCCTTCTGGACCTACGATGCGCAAACCTTTAGCGAGTGGACGGGTGAAGGCGGCCGGCACTATTATGTAACGGTAGAAGAAAGAGATTCCAACGGCAACACCACTACCCGGCAGGAGCAAAGAACAGAATGGATTTACCGTTCGGGCACCTATAATACTACGTTTGATGATCTCCTTATTGGCGGGGCCGATGAGCTAACGCAAAAAGAATACGAAAGCATCTTTCCTTTTCAACTGGAAGAACTGGTAAATTTCGACGCCCGTTATTTATCCGGCTTCTCGGCTGATGTGTATGACATTTCAGTAGCCGACGGTTATGCAAAGGCCGAAAAAATTATGGAACAGGAAATTTATGATGCCTGTGTGGATGAATGCCGGATAGATACCTACCGGAATGTACAGGTAAGTACTTCTTACGAAAATCAAACCTATAAACATATTCTGTTGCCATTGTGGGTTTGCTCGTATAAGTACAAAAGCAAACAATATCATTTCCTGGTAAATGGGCAAACAGGCAAGATCTACGGGTCAAAACCGGTATCTACAGCCAAGGTAGTGCTCACTGTTATTGTGGTGCTGATAATTATAATAGTTATTTACTTTTTGTCGCAACAGCAAACACCACAACAACCTTAAGGTGTCGGTTCAATGATCTGTTGTTCAATTTTTTCTTTAGCGGCGGGCCATTCGTCGTCTAAAATACTATAATAGGCCGCCTTCCGGATAGTAACATCGCCCTGAATGCGGTCTTTTCGCAAAAAAACATTACATGGAAAGTGTCGAAGTCTGGTTAGAAGTTTTAAACTTTTGCACTAAAGTTGGCAACTTATAAGACAATGTTGTTCAAAATTTTGTTTTTCTCATGAGAAATTATGTTTCGCACATGGGAAATTGGGTTTCGCACATGGGAAATGAAGCTTCGCACTTGGGAAATCCGGCATTGTTGGTCTAAATACTGAATTTCTCATGGGAAATTTGGCTTCGCACATGCGAAATGCAGCTTCGCACCTGGGAAATGCGGTATTGTTAGTCCAACATGCAGATCACTTCTTTTGCAATGCTGTATCCACAGAAAGCTTCCCACTACCGTTATAAAGCGTGGCCAAACAAAGCCCGATAATCAGTAAATGATATTCAAATCCCTCCCCTTTCTGATTGCCAAACCAGTTCATAAAAAAGCCGTTATCTATATGCGAGGTAACTATTATACCAATCATCAGGATGATGGTTAAAACGGCCCATGCCCTGCTGGCAAAACCTGCAATCAATGAGAGCGATCCTATAAATTCAATAATAATAACCAGAAAGGCTATCAGCCAGGATAAGTGTACCGTACCTGTTAGAAAATCCATTTCGCCCGAAAAACCTGGTCCGCCAAACAACCCCAGCATTTTTTGCGCGCCGTGCGGAAACAATACCAATCCTGTTGTAAGCCGGATAATAACCCCTGTCCAGTCGTTGTTTGTCCTGAAAATTAATTGCATCATATTTATTCTTATTTGATGCAACAAAGCAATGAAACCGGCGCGGGTAAAAAATTAAACTACTTTAATGATTATCTGGAGGCAAACTTTTTGCGAAGCATACTTAAAAAAACGGGGGTAATACCTAAATAGGCGGCTATCTGTTTCTGCGGTACCCGCAGTTCTATTTGCGGATATTTCTGGATGAATTCAAGATAACGCTGTTCTGCGGTGAGTGCCAGGTTCTGGTTAATGCGGTTTTGCTGGGCTATAAAAGCATTTTGAAACAGGATGCGGAAAAACCGCTCGAATTTGGGAACTGTCTCATACAATTCATCCAGATGAGGTTTGCTGATCTGCAATACTTCCGTTTCTTCCAGGGCATCGATAAAATAACTGGCTGGCGCTTGGGTAAGAAAACTGTACAGGTCACCCACCCACCAGTCTTCCACACCAAACATAACAATATGCTCAACGCCATTTTCATCAATTGAATAAGTTCGCACACAACCCCTGATTATAAAACTCTCCATTTTACATATGTCACCCTGACGAAGCAGGAAGGCTTTGCGCGGTATTGTTTTTTGTTGAAGGAGGGAAATAAATAACTCAGCTTCATTTTTATCGAGCTGTATATACCGGGAAACATGTTGAAGAATTAAATTGGTGTTCATGGGCGTGGATCGAATATAAATAAAAAACGGATGCCCCCCACCAACCTCCTCCGCCGGCTGGCGGGGAGGTTGGTGGGGGCCCTCCCGTATTCATGGCTATGATGGTGCCGTTAATTGGCAGTGGCCGGACTGATAATATCAGTCACTTCACTGATTGAGTTGGCAGGAAAACCGCCTTTCTTCGCATGTTCTTTAATGATCTCAACATTTTCAGCTCTGTATATACAATACATTTTATTACCGGTTACATAACTATGGATCCACTCAATTTTTGGTCCCAGTTCTTTCAACACGTTGCAGGAAGTTTGCGAAGCACTTCTTAATTGCTCTGGCGTAAATTGACCCAAACCCGGGATGTCACGCTCAATTACATACATTTTCATGTTCGATTGATTTTTAGTTTTTGATTTGTCGGAAAGAGAAGCAGTCTGCGCCATACCGGCAACACCCATCATCAACAGCAGGGCAAACAGTAATGAGATCTTTTTCATGGTTGTTTGATTTTTGTTTTTCGTATAACCAAAGCTACGTTCAA
The Niastella koreensis GR20-10 genome window above contains:
- a CDS encoding DoxX family protein, encoding MMQLIFRTNNDWTGVIIRLTTGLVLFPHGAQKMLGLFGGPGFSGEMDFLTGTVHLSWLIAFLVIIIEFIGSLSLIAGFASRAWAVLTIILMIGIIVTSHIDNGFFMNWFGNQKGEGFEYHLLIIGLCLATLYNGSGKLSVDTALQKK
- a CDS encoding Crp/Fnr family transcriptional regulator, translating into MNTNLILQHVSRYIQLDKNEAELFISLLQQKTIPRKAFLLRQGDICKMESFIIRGCVRTYSIDENGVEHIVMFGVEDWWVGDLYSFLTQAPASYFIDALEETEVLQISKPHLDELYETVPKFERFFRILFQNAFIAQQNRINQNLALTAEQRYLEFIQKYPQIELRVPQKQIAAYLGITPVFLSMLRKKFASR
- a CDS encoding DUF4242 domain-containing protein — its product is MKKISLLFALLLMMGVAGMAQTASLSDKSKTKNQSNMKMYVIERDIPGLGQFTPEQLRSASQTSCNVLKELGPKIEWIHSYVTGNKMYCIYRAENVEIIKEHAKKGGFPANSISEVTDIISPATAN